A genomic window from Desulfonatronovibrio magnus includes:
- a CDS encoding metal-dependent hydrolase — MKTSRRNFFQSLGLTIGGIGLTAAAGGVSTAGAEEPAREKKQGPGKVGVEWLGHGSFLFVSSEGKRILFDPWIATNPSCPGKYKRKGSFENIDYIIWTHGHVDHFMLGDAQDLIGDYNPKIIAPWELSFFIKSEIPQANTLTFTLGNKGATSDFDGIGISMVEAFHSAGAQLTGFEGTNRFVGEPVGYVFEFENGLTLYHSGDTSLMSDMKTVIGDYYKPDISILPMGGVFTMGPSEAAHACSMINSKLVIPEHYATFPVLEPNAERFKQEVEKRAPGVEVLELQPGKMVSLS, encoded by the coding sequence ATGAAAACATCAAGACGAAACTTTTTTCAAAGCCTGGGCCTGACCATTGGTGGCATTGGACTTACTGCAGCAGCAGGAGGTGTATCAACAGCTGGAGCTGAAGAACCGGCCAGGGAGAAAAAACAGGGGCCGGGCAAGGTGGGGGTTGAGTGGCTCGGGCACGGCAGTTTTTTATTTGTATCCAGCGAGGGAAAAAGAATACTCTTCGATCCCTGGATTGCCACCAATCCATCCTGTCCTGGCAAATATAAAAGGAAAGGCAGTTTTGAAAACATCGACTACATTATCTGGACCCATGGTCATGTGGATCACTTCATGCTGGGTGATGCCCAGGATCTCATAGGCGACTACAATCCCAAAATTATTGCCCCCTGGGAACTGAGTTTTTTTATCAAAAGCGAGATTCCTCAGGCCAACACCTTGACTTTTACACTTGGCAACAAGGGCGCTACTTCAGATTTCGACGGAATCGGCATATCCATGGTTGAAGCCTTTCATTCCGCCGGAGCCCAGCTCACCGGTTTTGAAGGAACCAACCGGTTTGTAGGGGAACCTGTTGGCTATGTTTTTGAGTTTGAAAATGGTCTTACCCTGTATCATTCCGGAGACACCTCCCTTATGTCCGACATGAAAACCGTAATTGGCGATTACTACAAGCCTGATATCTCCATTCTGCCCATGGGCGGGGTGTTCACCATGGGACCTTCCGAGGCAGCGCACGCCTGTTCCATGATCAATTCCAAGCTTGTCATTCCTGAACATTACGCCACTTTTCCGGTTCTTGAGCCCAATGCAGAGAGGTTTAAGCAGGAAGTGGAAAAGCGAGCTCCCGGTGTAGAAGTTCTGGAACTGCAACCAGGCAAGATGGTCAGTTTGTCATAA
- a CDS encoding PAS domain-containing hybrid sensor histidine kinase/response regulator, which produces MRDDLYKEVLLEIALSISGEFDLKALLKKCLPLFLRKLDCTAAGIYTHGQDTPELKMIMPMAMKSSEAIQQHVAKFSRDILQDPVQGWFLSTTDNSHYYCFPLNGFGFLIMVKSSPFERYFINEFMPLTRMLARACISCGEVQKRIEAEQGLMRQKAHFESLFTNTNDAMVYFDNKNRIFNINSQFTTMFGYDAREVMGQDINKVVDPHHREHEYGSERILAGKTVEMEATRYTRTGQPRQVLLKGGPVMVNQTIVGGYAIYSDISHRKQAEQKLIQAKEAAEAASRAKSDFLANMSHEIRTPLNGVVSMMNILSETSLSAEQREYVDMAVVSADSLLGIINDILDFSKIEAGKLELVERSFDLEQEVNRVMSIMSGRVRNSEVELLISYDIHAPRMVKGDNLRLRQILFNLVGNAVKFTEKGHILLEIKCLEQSSQNARLKFLVRDTGIGIPPQKQEEIFEHFTQADYSSTRRFGGTGLGLAISRQLVNIMGGELKVTSSPEQGSDFYFELDLPLTDPTESPAHVSLKGLTALIVDDNPVNLRILSEYLKSWEMEYFSADSAEKALELLEDSSKSNKDIHIIITDHGMSPVDGLELASRIKSKSQWKDIPMIGLSSFWGQVKPQAFYDQGFQSFLPKPTNRSDLLESIQCSLSGACEVETDQTTVRPQSVSPAGNPELQSCDFKLNKVLLVEDNHINRKSVMIMLRNNAQEIITAENGQQAVELFKQHSFDVILMDIQMPVMDGFQAARLIRQIEKEHYLAGPSKTEFSSETEPGNSLAEQAPLQVPIIALTANAMAGDREKCIESGMTDYTTKPVSKKILFKTISRHLPCQASFSQVQVSKSKSESEPVRSSPQENYDLESAQAIEPELQKTQTGDHNMVFNHMEFMERYEHDLSIAHDIMTDFFEDLPGAVSRIKEGKDAADDTETERAAHKLKGSAVYAGAEIISNVCENIMWHALLKEWDDVNNELQTLQNEIQIFKKQVGDFFENQGMKLEI; this is translated from the coding sequence ATGCGCGATGATCTGTATAAAGAAGTTCTCCTGGAAATAGCTCTTTCCATCAGTGGAGAATTTGACCTTAAAGCCCTTCTCAAAAAGTGCCTGCCTCTTTTTCTGCGCAAACTGGACTGCACCGCCGCAGGTATCTACACTCATGGCCAGGATACCCCTGAACTGAAAATGATTATGCCCATGGCCATGAAATCCAGCGAGGCCATACAGCAACACGTGGCAAAATTCAGCCGGGATATTCTCCAGGACCCGGTTCAGGGCTGGTTTTTGTCCACGACAGACAACAGCCATTATTATTGTTTCCCCTTGAATGGATTCGGTTTTCTCATCATGGTCAAATCCTCTCCTTTTGAGCGTTACTTTATTAATGAATTTATGCCCCTGACTCGAATGCTGGCCAGAGCCTGCATATCATGCGGGGAAGTACAGAAAAGAATTGAGGCGGAACAGGGGCTTATGCGACAAAAGGCCCACTTTGAATCATTGTTTACCAACACCAATGATGCCATGGTCTATTTTGATAATAAAAACAGGATTTTTAATATTAACTCCCAGTTTACAACCATGTTCGGTTATGATGCCCGGGAAGTCATGGGGCAGGACATTAACAAAGTAGTTGATCCGCACCACAGGGAACATGAATATGGTTCTGAGCGCATCCTGGCAGGTAAAACCGTTGAGATGGAGGCCACAAGGTACACCAGGACCGGACAGCCTAGACAGGTTTTACTCAAGGGTGGTCCGGTCATGGTCAACCAGACAATAGTTGGCGGTTATGCCATTTATTCTGACATCAGCCACCGCAAGCAGGCTGAACAAAAGCTGATTCAGGCCAAAGAGGCAGCTGAAGCAGCCTCGAGAGCCAAAAGCGACTTTCTGGCAAATATGAGCCATGAAATCAGAACTCCCCTCAACGGGGTGGTGAGCATGATGAATATACTCAGTGAAACCAGTCTGAGTGCCGAACAGCGTGAATACGTTGACATGGCTGTTGTTTCTGCTGATTCCCTGCTGGGCATCATTAATGATATCCTGGACTTTTCCAAAATTGAGGCCGGCAAACTGGAACTTGTGGAAAGATCATTTGATTTGGAGCAGGAAGTCAACAGAGTTATGTCCATCATGTCCGGAAGGGTCAGGAACTCGGAGGTGGAACTTTTAATTAGCTACGATATCCATGCTCCGAGGATGGTCAAAGGTGACAATCTTCGACTGAGGCAGATATTGTTCAACCTTGTAGGGAATGCTGTCAAGTTCACAGAAAAGGGACACATTCTGCTGGAAATCAAATGCCTTGAACAAAGCTCTCAAAATGCGCGCCTTAAATTTCTTGTCCGGGATACAGGCATAGGCATACCTCCACAAAAACAGGAAGAAATATTCGAACATTTTACCCAGGCTGACTATTCTTCCACTCGCCGGTTTGGGGGCACAGGACTGGGACTTGCCATAAGCAGGCAACTTGTGAATATAATGGGTGGAGAACTCAAGGTCACGAGCAGTCCTGAACAAGGCTCGGATTTTTATTTTGAACTGGACCTTCCTCTAACCGACCCGACAGAAAGTCCTGCCCATGTCTCTCTCAAGGGTCTTACAGCTCTTATTGTTGATGACAACCCTGTCAACCTGAGAATATTGAGTGAATATCTAAAAAGCTGGGAAATGGAATATTTTTCAGCTGACAGTGCTGAAAAAGCCCTTGAGCTTCTTGAAGACAGCAGCAAAAGTAATAAAGATATCCATATAATTATTACAGATCATGGCATGTCGCCTGTTGATGGACTTGAGCTTGCTTCCCGCATAAAAAGTAAAAGCCAGTGGAAAGACATTCCCATGATTGGATTAAGCTCCTTCTGGGGCCAGGTGAAACCACAGGCTTTTTATGATCAGGGATTTCAATCCTTTTTGCCCAAACCCACCAACCGTTCCGACCTGTTGGAAAGCATTCAATGCTCGTTGAGTGGTGCTTGCGAAGTTGAAACAGACCAAACCACTGTTAGACCACAGAGCGTATCCCCTGCCGGCAATCCTGAGTTACAGTCATGCGACTTTAAACTGAACAAGGTTCTGCTGGTGGAGGACAACCATATTAACCGCAAATCAGTTATGATAATGCTGAGAAACAATGCGCAGGAGATTATCACTGCTGAAAATGGACAGCAGGCAGTTGAACTTTTTAAGCAGCACTCCTTTGACGTTATTTTGATGGATATTCAAATGCCGGTAATGGATGGTTTCCAGGCTGCCAGGCTTATCAGGCAAATAGAAAAGGAACATTACCTGGCAGGCCCGAGCAAGACCGAATTCAGCAGCGAGACAGAACCTGGCAATTCCCTGGCTGAACAGGCACCCCTCCAGGTTCCTATTATCGCTCTTACAGCCAATGCCATGGCCGGAGACCGGGAAAAATGCATTGAATCCGGCATGACTGACTATACCACCAAACCAGTTTCCAAAAAAATACTATTTAAGACCATAAGCAGACATCTACCTTGCCAGGCCTCATTTTCTCAAGTTCAAGTATCTAAATCTAAATCTGAATCTGAGCCCGTACGGTCTTCTCCGCAGGAAAACTATGACCTGGAGTCTGCACAAGCTATTGAGCCTGAACTACAAAAGACTCAAACCGGCGATCACAACATGGTCTTCAACCACATGGAGTTCATGGAAAGATATGAGCATGACCTGAGCATTGCCCATGATATAATGACAGATTTTTTTGAAGATTTGCCAGGTGCTGTATCGCGTATTAAAGAAGGTAAGGATGCCGCTGATGATACTGAAACCGAAAGAGCAGCACACAAGCTCAAAGGTTCAGCAGTTTACGCAGGTGCTGAAATCATAAGTAATGTGTGTGAGAACATAATGTGGCATGCCCTGCTCAAGGAGTGGGACGATGTCAACAATGAACTGCAGACACTCCAGAATGAAATCCAGATTTTCAAAAAACAGGTTGGAGATTTTTTTGAGAATCAGGGCATGAAACTGGAGATATAG